TATCAAATGTACCATAAATAATAAAGAAAAAGAATTGAATATAAGACCAGATGATTTTTTAGCAGATACATTAAGGGAAAATGGATATGTAAGTGTTAAAAAAGGTTGTGATACTGGCTCATGTGGTCTATGTACAGTAATGGTAAATGACAAAGCTGTGCTGTCTTGTAATTATCTTACTGCTAGAGTAGAGGGAAAACACATTACAACACTGGAAGGCGTAGTAGACGAAGCTAAGAAATTTGGGGAT
This sequence is a window from Clostridioides difficile. Protein-coding genes within it:
- a CDS encoding 2Fe-2S iron-sulfur cluster-binding protein gives rise to the protein MIIKCTINNKEKELNIRPDDFLADTLRENGYVSVKKGCDTGSCGLCTVMVNDKAVLSCNYLTARVEGKHITTLEGVVDEAKKFGDFLADEGADQCGFCAPGFIMMVLAMKRELQNPTEEEVIDYVNGNLCRCTGYKGQLRAIHKYLNT